The region TACCTACATGGAGTTCATCCAGGTTGTCAGAAACCGGCAAGAACTGAAGAAAATCAAGAACCTCCTCAGTGATCTCGCCTTTCAGACGCTGCCTCTCACCGAAAACATCGGACATAGAGCGTCCGTCTACATGGAAGAATACACGCTCAAGACGGCACTATACCTTGCCGATGCGCTGATCGCGGCAACTGCTGTTGAACATCATTTGACCCTATGTACGGCCAATCAAAAACACTACAGGGAAATCAACGACCTCAATCTTAAAACCTTTCGTTCCTGACGGTGTCTGTCACGACTGAT is a window of Gemmatimonadota bacterium DNA encoding:
- a CDS encoding type II toxin-antitoxin system VapC family toxin; protein product: MIFDTDVMIWVFRGHEGAAQLVEDADDRRISLVTYMEFIQVVRNRQELKKIKNLLSDLAFQTLPLTENIGHRASVYMEEYTLKTALYLADALIAATAVEHHLTLCTANQKHYREINDLNLKTFRS